The genomic interval CGCTTCCGTATTGAGCGTAGGTTTAATGAGCTCTAACCAATCCTCGATTTTCTCTGAAGTGACTAAATCAGGAATACGATTCCCGAATTTATGGCCTATCTTTCCCAAAGAATACAAGTGAACTATGTAAGAGATGAAATCGGAAATCTGTATGAAGTACGATTCCTTGGAATCCTTTTGTAAGGGGTCTTCTATTAAGCTTTTGATTTCTTCTCTGTAAGGGGCATTTCCGAATCTACTCGGTATATAATTTATTCGTTGTATTTTCCGTGAAGTCTTACGCATCTTACCAACCCTACCTGGGTCAGTAATTATCATAAACCTCTTTTCGGGCCGATTTTCTGAAGATGATTCTCAATACGTTGAATTGAGTAGGTGAATGCTCTGTCTAATATCTCGTACTTCAGACTTCTAATATTTGGTTTAAGGATAGCGA from Verrucomicrobia bacterium S94 carries:
- a CDS encoding DUF3800 domain-containing protein, coding for MIITDPGRVGKMRKTSRKIQRINYIPSRFGNAPYREEIKSLIEDPLQKDSKESYFIQISDFISYIVHLYSLGKIGHKFGNRIPDLVTSEKIEDWLELIKPTLNTEASTDNPFGIVMYPK